A genomic window from Aurantimicrobium photophilum includes:
- a CDS encoding MaoC family dehydratase, giving the protein MVDYSSLTKGDVVAEESFHLTRDNLVRYAGASGDFNPIHYRDDVAISVGLPGVLAHGMLTMGLAVQPVSNWVGDPARIVDYQVRFTRPVLVDGATGADVTVTATVGALEEETQVARIDLTVKYNDETVLGKAQVRVNLA; this is encoded by the coding sequence ATGGTTGACTACAGCTCCCTGACCAAGGGCGACGTTGTCGCCGAAGAGTCTTTCCACCTCACCCGTGACAACCTGGTGCGTTATGCCGGGGCATCCGGTGACTTCAACCCCATTCACTACCGCGATGATGTTGCGATCTCCGTTGGTCTTCCCGGAGTTCTTGCTCACGGCATGCTGACCATGGGTCTGGCTGTGCAGCCGGTCTCGAACTGGGTGGGCGACCCTGCTCGCATCGTGGACTACCAGGTGCGCTTTACCCGTCCAGTGTTGGTTGATGGTGCAACCGGTGCTGATGTCACCGTGACCGCAACCGTGGGTGCCCTGGAAGAAGAAACTCAGGTTGCCCGCATTGACCTCACCGTCAAATACAACGACGAGACTGTTCTGGGTAAAGCCCAAGTTCGCGTAAACCTCGCCTAG
- a CDS encoding MaoC family dehydratase N-terminal domain-containing protein → MAVNPELQGRVFPPTAPYLVGREKIREFSRAVLSTNPINFDVEAAKAAGHADLVAPPTFPVVVQEATLAQLLAEPDAGIDFSRVVHGEQRFTYTRAIVAGDELTATLTVSSVKSLGGHNMVTADTDIVDAEGKHVVTAISTLVVRGDED, encoded by the coding sequence GTGGCTGTAAATCCTGAACTTCAAGGTCGTGTCTTCCCTCCGACCGCCCCGTATCTTGTTGGACGCGAGAAGATTCGCGAGTTTTCTCGCGCCGTTCTTTCTACCAATCCCATCAACTTTGATGTGGAGGCAGCCAAGGCTGCTGGCCACGCAGACCTGGTTGCGCCACCTACCTTCCCTGTGGTCGTGCAGGAGGCAACCCTGGCCCAGCTGCTAGCAGAGCCAGATGCCGGTATCGACTTCTCTCGCGTTGTCCACGGTGAACAGCGCTTCACTTACACCCGTGCCATCGTTGCTGGTGATGAACTCACCGCAACCCTTACTGTCTCCAGTGTGAAGAGCCTCGGTGGCCACAACATGGTCACTGCAGACACCGACATTGTCGATGCCGAGGGCAAGCACGTCGTAACCGCGATCTCCACGCTGGTCGTTCGAGGAGATGAGGACTAA
- a CDS encoding pyridoxal phosphate-dependent decarboxylase family protein produces the protein MTTPNGNHMHTVDLETMKLREQVFEYARRRMNYDPPPLDGPKTISELRAAVPATVTEEGMGGIEALSLFENVLAEATISNDHPNYLSFIPCAPTEAATLFDLIVSASTIYGGSWMEGAGAVYAENQVLEWLATEAGMPEGAGGVFVQGGTLGNLSALVAARHTAKEALLATGKSLPARWRFACSSEAHSSLKAAARVMDVDIVPVPVNAEGRLTGEALEKTLEGDWDGIFAVVATGGTTNFGIVDELEAVGKVTKAHNVWFHVDGAYGIAAMLAPTTKHLFAGVALADSFIVDPHKWLFAPFDACALVYRDPELGRVTHTQHAEYLDALENPEEWNPSDYAYNLTRRPRGLPLWFSLATYGVAAYREAIEQNIQLAYKIANEIRRRPDLDLVRDPQLSVVVFTKKGWKLEDYTRWSNKLLADGIGFVVPSSHKGEPNTRFAIVNPRTSYESLVEILDTMV, from the coding sequence ATGACAACGCCCAACGGCAATCACATGCACACCGTCGATCTCGAAACAATGAAGCTTCGCGAGCAAGTATTTGAATACGCTCGCCGTCGCATGAACTACGACCCGCCACCGCTGGATGGGCCTAAGACCATTTCAGAACTGCGTGCAGCAGTTCCTGCCACCGTGACCGAAGAGGGCATGGGCGGCATTGAAGCGCTGAGCTTGTTTGAGAACGTGTTGGCAGAAGCCACCATCTCGAACGACCACCCCAACTACCTCTCCTTCATTCCGTGTGCACCGACAGAGGCAGCAACCCTGTTTGACCTCATCGTCTCTGCCTCCACCATCTATGGCGGATCGTGGATGGAGGGTGCTGGTGCGGTCTATGCCGAGAACCAGGTACTCGAATGGCTCGCCACAGAAGCCGGCATGCCTGAAGGCGCCGGTGGCGTCTTCGTTCAGGGTGGAACCCTGGGTAACCTTTCTGCTCTGGTTGCAGCTCGTCACACCGCCAAGGAAGCCCTCCTGGCCACTGGAAAATCTCTCCCTGCTCGCTGGCGCTTCGCCTGTAGTTCGGAAGCCCACTCGTCACTCAAGGCCGCTGCGAGGGTCATGGACGTGGACATCGTCCCTGTCCCCGTCAATGCTGAAGGTCGCTTGACCGGTGAAGCCCTCGAGAAGACACTCGAAGGCGACTGGGATGGCATCTTTGCCGTCGTCGCCACCGGTGGAACCACCAACTTCGGCATCGTGGACGAACTCGAAGCAGTGGGTAAAGTCACCAAGGCACACAACGTGTGGTTCCACGTAGACGGTGCCTACGGCATCGCTGCGATGCTGGCACCGACCACCAAGCACCTCTTTGCCGGGGTGGCTCTGGCGGACTCGTTTATTGTCGATCCCCACAAGTGGCTCTTTGCTCCCTTCGATGCGTGTGCACTGGTTTACCGAGACCCTGAATTGGGACGTGTGACCCACACGCAGCACGCTGAGTACCTGGATGCACTCGAGAACCCTGAAGAGTGGAACCCCAGCGACTACGCCTATAACCTCACGCGTCGTCCTCGTGGATTACCGCTGTGGTTCTCTCTGGCCACCTATGGTGTTGCGGCCTACCGCGAAGCCATTGAGCAGAACATTCAGTTGGCTTACAAGATTGCTAATGAGATTCGTCGCCGTCCAGATCTGGACCTGGTGCGTGATCCACAACTCTCCGTCGTGGTGTTCACCAAGAAGGGCTGGAAGCTCGAGGACTACACCCGGTGGTCCAACAAACTCCTCGCAGACGGCATCGGTTTTGTTGTTCCCAGCTCACACAAGGGCGAGCCCAACACTCGCTTCGCAATTGTGAACCCGAGAACTTCTTACGAATCTTTGGTCGAAATCCTCGACACGATGGTCTAA
- a CDS encoding agmatine deiminase family protein — protein sequence MPAEWAEHERTWMAWPSSGYTLGETEELADEARKCWSDVANTIVRFEPVTILVDPSAVDEAKKWLDPKVEVLVAELDDAWMRDIGPTFVRDDKGNLAGVNWIFNGWGGQSWASWEHDSQAATTILDSIGVPRIDSPLTNEGGGIHVNGSRTVMITETVQLDPGRNPDWTKAQVEEELRRTLGIDDVIWMPRGLTRDYDEFGTRGHIDIVACFANEDTVLFHDQKNQDHPDYWISQEVRRVLKGARDAEGNKLNVISVPAPETLQDDEGWVDYSYINHYVCNGAVILCAFDDEGDKKAQKVLAKAYPGREIVLVDARPLFARGGGIHCITQQQPKA from the coding sequence ATGCCTGCAGAGTGGGCAGAACATGAGCGCACCTGGATGGCGTGGCCCTCTTCCGGTTACACCCTCGGTGAGACTGAAGAACTAGCCGATGAAGCACGCAAGTGCTGGTCCGACGTGGCCAACACCATCGTGCGATTTGAGCCGGTCACCATCTTGGTTGACCCCAGTGCCGTCGACGAAGCGAAGAAGTGGCTCGACCCGAAAGTGGAGGTTCTGGTCGCCGAACTCGATGACGCCTGGATGCGCGATATTGGGCCGACCTTTGTCCGCGATGACAAGGGCAACCTGGCCGGCGTGAACTGGATCTTCAATGGCTGGGGCGGACAATCCTGGGCCAGCTGGGAGCACGACTCTCAGGCAGCCACCACCATTCTGGACTCCATCGGTGTTCCCCGCATTGACTCTCCTCTGACCAATGAGGGTGGTGGCATCCATGTCAATGGTTCTCGCACCGTCATGATTACCGAGACCGTGCAGCTTGATCCAGGTCGCAACCCGGACTGGACCAAGGCACAGGTTGAGGAAGAGCTGCGGCGCACCCTCGGCATCGATGACGTGATCTGGATGCCTCGTGGTCTCACCCGCGACTATGACGAATTCGGCACCCGTGGTCACATCGACATCGTTGCCTGCTTTGCCAATGAAGACACCGTGCTCTTCCACGATCAGAAGAACCAGGACCACCCGGACTACTGGATTAGCCAAGAAGTGCGTCGTGTGCTCAAGGGTGCTCGGGATGCCGAAGGCAACAAGCTCAACGTCATCTCTGTGCCAGCACCAGAAACTCTGCAGGACGATGAAGGCTGGGTCGACTACAGCTACATCAACCACTACGTCTGCAATGGTGCTGTGATTTTGTGTGCATTCGACGACGAGGGCGACAAGAAGGCTCAGAAGGTTCTTGCTAAGGCCTATCCCGGTCGTGAGATTGTGCTCGTGGACGCTCGTCCACTCTTTGCCCGCGGCGGCGGCATTCACTGCATTACGCAGCAGCAGCCCAAGGCGTAA
- a CDS encoding TIR domain-containing protein, which translates to MTNIQGNEFINMRKSVQQIADEGRDSPGRVRRKVFISYHVADEEQVRTFVSEYKDFFHFRCVGVTEKHDFVDSSSDEYIKRRIREDYLRDSTVTILMVGKCTWSRHFVDWEISATLRNDSSNKRSGLVGIALPELNGKWKLPDRARANWEKNDPGKSYMVAINYPKTVKVLFDAVEAAYDKRDSGTVPVDNSLPLPKFNKPCNG; encoded by the coding sequence ATGACAAATATTCAAGGAAACGAATTCATCAATATGCGAAAAAGCGTTCAGCAGATTGCAGATGAAGGCCGAGACTCCCCGGGTCGTGTTCGCCGCAAGGTCTTTATTTCCTATCATGTGGCAGATGAAGAACAAGTCAGAACCTTTGTTTCGGAATACAAGGATTTTTTTCACTTTCGCTGCGTTGGAGTAACTGAAAAACACGACTTCGTGGACAGCAGCTCAGATGAATACATTAAGCGTCGCATCCGGGAGGATTACCTTCGCGATTCAACAGTGACAATCCTGATGGTGGGAAAGTGCACATGGAGTCGCCACTTTGTTGACTGGGAAATCTCTGCAACCTTGCGTAACGACTCGAGTAATAAACGGTCAGGTTTAGTCGGAATCGCCTTGCCAGAACTGAACGGTAAATGGAAATTGCCAGATCGTGCCCGCGCGAACTGGGAAAAAAATGATCCAGGCAAGTCTTACATGGTAGCAATCAACTACCCAAAGACAGTTAAAGTTCTTTTTGATGCTGTCGAAGCTGCCTATGATAAGCGGGATTCGGGCACTGTTCCAGTCGACAACTCTTTGCCATTGCCGAAATTCAATAAGCCCTGCAACGGATAA